A window of Streptomyces armeniacus contains these coding sequences:
- a CDS encoding haloacid dehalogenase type II, with protein sequence MPPLHTADLDLDVDTIVFDILGTLVDHTAGLRAALAQLAPDPGQVDGLVALWGRRISAEHRRIVDGERAYAPGTVLDREAAREVAEAAGVSGPGAVDTLVRAARQRPAWPDSADALARLGAGHELIGLSNADTTDLLRMNASAGLRWHTALSTQAVGSYKPDPAVYRLAIDSADRPPGRMLMIAAHAWDLRGAQAAGLRTAYLERPGGDPPTAEDRFDLRLGALAELTGAPRP encoded by the coding sequence ATGCCGCCACTGCACACCGCCGACCTCGACCTCGACGTGGACACGATCGTCTTCGACATCCTGGGCACCCTCGTGGACCACACCGCGGGCCTGCGCGCCGCCCTGGCCCAGCTCGCCCCCGATCCCGGGCAGGTCGACGGCCTGGTCGCGCTCTGGGGCCGCCGTATCTCCGCCGAGCACCGCCGGATCGTCGACGGCGAACGGGCCTACGCGCCCGGCACGGTGCTGGACCGCGAGGCCGCGCGGGAGGTCGCCGAGGCCGCGGGCGTGTCCGGCCCGGGCGCCGTCGACACGCTGGTACGCGCCGCCCGGCAGCGCCCCGCCTGGCCGGACTCCGCGGACGCGCTGGCCCGGCTCGGCGCCGGCCACGAGCTGATCGGCCTGTCCAACGCGGACACGACGGACCTGCTGCGGATGAACGCCTCCGCCGGGCTGCGCTGGCACACCGCGCTGTCCACGCAGGCCGTCGGCAGCTACAAGCCCGACCCGGCCGTGTACCGGCTGGCCATCGACTCCGCGGACAGGCCCCCGGGCCGGATGCTGATGATCGCCGCGCACGCCTGGGACCTGCGCGGCGCGCAGGCGGCCGGGCTGCGCACCGCCTACCTCGAACGTCCCGGCGGCGATCCGCCCACCGCCGAGGACCGGTTCGACCTGCGTCTGGGCGCGCTCGCCGAGCTGACCGGCGCCCCGCGCCCCTGA
- a CDS encoding dihydroxy-acid dehydratase, whose protein sequence is MSSRRSWARYQGTDRAFARSWFYGTGRTEEELRRPLVAVACAWNEIAAENVHLERVARRVKDGVLAAGATPMEFGVIHATDVLSEASEGMRYVLPARETIADSVELMVQAHAFDALVIIAGGDKVTPGMLMGALRCGLPTVYVYAGTTETGVLDGEEVSWETVFEGIGRVHADEISEAQLNRLELAQMPGAGGGASAYTGNTMALCAEAMGLSLPGAGSVVAGSAEHLRIAYASGYEIVSLLEKEFTIDQVVTSEAIRNAARVALAVCGSTNISLHLPAIAHEAGAQFGWDDFGSLAATTPTLVKLRPSGGVSLPQFHRAGGVQALLRELAPLLEGSARIRPVADADPGWTEGVIAPLDEPLDPTGGLTVLRGSLAPSGAIVKSGGVPARLLRHSGPAKVFENEEDAIAAIHGGRIDPGDVVVIRNEGPRGGPGFREMLGATAAIVGMGLAETVVLITDGRFSGASHGAAIGYACPEAASGGPIAYVREGDRISVDLLEGRLDVDVDEAVLRARTPAPGRELPTRGVLARYARSVSEACEGAVTI, encoded by the coding sequence ATGAGTTCGCGCCGCAGCTGGGCCCGCTATCAGGGCACCGACCGTGCGTTCGCCCGGTCGTGGTTCTACGGAACCGGACGTACCGAGGAGGAGCTGCGCCGTCCGCTGGTCGCCGTGGCCTGTGCCTGGAACGAGATCGCCGCCGAGAACGTCCACCTCGAGCGCGTCGCCCGCCGGGTCAAGGACGGGGTGCTCGCGGCGGGCGCGACCCCGATGGAGTTCGGAGTCATCCACGCCACCGACGTCCTCAGCGAGGCCAGCGAGGGAATGCGGTACGTCCTGCCCGCCCGGGAGACGATCGCGGACTCCGTGGAACTGATGGTCCAGGCGCACGCGTTCGACGCGCTGGTCATCATCGCCGGCGGCGACAAGGTGACCCCCGGCATGCTCATGGGGGCGCTGCGCTGCGGACTGCCGACCGTCTACGTGTACGCCGGCACCACCGAGACCGGCGTGCTCGACGGGGAGGAGGTCTCCTGGGAGACGGTGTTCGAGGGCATCGGCCGCGTCCACGCCGACGAGATCAGCGAGGCCCAGCTCAACCGCCTCGAACTGGCGCAGATGCCCGGCGCCGGCGGCGGCGCGAGCGCGTACACCGGCAACACGATGGCACTGTGCGCCGAGGCGATGGGCCTGTCCCTCCCGGGCGCGGGCAGCGTCGTGGCCGGCAGCGCCGAGCACCTGCGGATCGCCTACGCCAGCGGGTACGAGATCGTCTCGCTGCTCGAGAAGGAGTTCACGATCGACCAGGTCGTCACCTCCGAGGCGATACGGAACGCGGCCCGGGTGGCGCTGGCTGTGTGCGGCTCGACGAACATCTCCCTGCACCTGCCGGCGATCGCGCACGAGGCGGGGGCGCAGTTCGGCTGGGACGACTTCGGGTCGCTCGCCGCCACCACGCCGACGCTGGTCAAACTGCGCCCGTCCGGCGGGGTCTCGCTGCCGCAGTTCCACCGGGCCGGGGGAGTGCAGGCGCTGCTGCGCGAGCTCGCGCCGCTGCTGGAGGGCAGCGCGCGTATCCGCCCGGTCGCGGACGCCGATCCGGGCTGGACCGAGGGCGTGATCGCGCCGCTGGACGAGCCGCTCGACCCGACGGGCGGGCTGACAGTGCTGCGGGGCTCGCTCGCCCCGAGCGGCGCCATCGTCAAGAGCGGCGGCGTCCCGGCGCGGCTGCTGCGCCACTCGGGCCCGGCCAAGGTGTTCGAGAACGAGGAGGACGCGATCGCCGCCATCCACGGCGGCCGGATTGATCCCGGCGACGTGGTGGTGATCCGCAACGAGGGCCCCCGGGGCGGCCCCGGCTTCCGGGAGATGCTGGGTGCGACGGCGGCCATCGTCGGCATGGGGCTGGCCGAGACCGTCGTACTGATCACGGACGGCCGGTTCTCCGGCGCCTCGCACGGCGCGGCCATCGGCTACGCCTGCCCGGAGGCGGCCTCCGGCGGGCCCATCGCCTACGTACGGGAGGGCGACCGGATCTCGGTCGATCTTCTCGAGGGGCGGCTGGACGTCGACGTCGACGAGGCGGTCCTGCGGGCCCGTACGCCGGCACCGGGCCGTGAGCTCCCGACGAGGGGCGTACTGGCGCGCTACGCACGGTCGGTTTCGGAAGCATGTGAGGGTGCCGTCACGATATGA
- a CDS encoding GntR family transcriptional regulator — protein sequence MTGRRDEERLGAVMREVENKLLFESVADTVRRAILNGDFRPGERLNEVSISRTLNLSRGPIREALRQLEQEGMITLVPQRGARVAEVDQREALAALAIRELLETMAAEELCQVITLKQIDHLRGVTERMRRAERDREFVELVSLDFQFHRDLLSIASTDTARRTWTILSGKLMMFQSIGDRTFAQSFSVSDSHWPIIDALENGDAKRFRRTMIGHIEENRSSVLGFPEPSAEDDD from the coding sequence GTGACAGGCCGGCGGGACGAGGAGAGGCTGGGTGCTGTGATGCGCGAGGTCGAGAACAAGCTGCTGTTCGAATCGGTGGCGGACACGGTGCGGCGGGCGATCCTGAACGGTGACTTCCGTCCCGGCGAGCGCCTCAACGAGGTGTCGATCTCGCGGACGCTGAACCTCTCCCGCGGGCCCATCCGCGAGGCGCTCCGCCAGCTCGAGCAGGAAGGGATGATCACGCTCGTCCCGCAGCGCGGAGCACGCGTCGCCGAGGTCGATCAGCGGGAAGCGCTCGCCGCCCTCGCCATCCGCGAACTGCTCGAGACGATGGCCGCCGAGGAGCTGTGCCAGGTCATCACGCTCAAACAGATCGACCACCTGCGCGGTGTCACCGAACGCATGCGACGGGCGGAACGCGACCGGGAGTTCGTCGAGCTGGTGAGCCTCGACTTCCAGTTCCACCGGGACCTGCTGTCCATCGCCTCGACCGACACCGCGCGGCGTACGTGGACCATCCTCAGCGGCAAGCTGATGATGTTCCAGTCGATCGGTGACCGCACGTTCGCCCAGAGCTTCTCGGTGAGCGACTCGCACTGGCCGATCATCGACGCGCTCGAGAACGGCGACGCGAAGCGGTTCCGCAGGACGATGATCGGCCATATCGAGGAGAACCGGAGCTCGGTGCTCGGATTCCCCGAACCGTCCGCAGAGGACGACGACTAG
- a CDS encoding MFS transporter encodes MKKSSAHFPVPESVARKTTWMIVPVILLMYFICYLDRVNISYAALQLNADIGLSDAAYGFGAGIFFVAYVAFQVPANMMLARFGPRRWLGCILGAWGLLAMLMAAITAPWHFFALRFLLGMAEAGFFPAMIYYLALWFPAERRGRITAIAIAAAPLSGLIGGPLSTWLMSSAHGLFGLRGWQSMFVIEALPAVLLGIWCFVKLPERPAAVAWLTAEEKTWLQGTLDAEAEEIQGARRSKGVLRTILSPLVLGLGLVYLALEFGEYALAFFLPKIIERFDTDMGGELSVSQIGLVTAIPSLAGVVAMVLWGRHSDRTRERTWHIAGPAMVGAVAIVAAGYTGSLVAAVLAFSVTAAGIFAAVPIFWQLPLRYLTGTAAAVSIAMINAMGNFSGLLGPSITGVLHDATGSYRAGLWVMGGFLVLAAAGALAVSRMAPVPGHQAPSQSSQTGQADNASAASATS; translated from the coding sequence ATGAAGAAGAGCTCTGCCCATTTCCCCGTCCCCGAGTCGGTAGCCCGCAAGACGACATGGATGATCGTGCCGGTCATTCTGCTCATGTACTTCATTTGCTATCTCGACCGCGTCAACATCAGCTACGCCGCTCTCCAACTCAACGCGGACATCGGCCTGTCCGACGCCGCCTACGGTTTCGGTGCGGGCATCTTCTTCGTCGCCTACGTGGCGTTCCAGGTGCCCGCCAATATGATGCTGGCCAGGTTCGGCCCCCGGCGCTGGCTCGGCTGCATCCTCGGCGCCTGGGGCCTGCTGGCGATGCTGATGGCGGCCATCACGGCACCATGGCACTTCTTCGCGCTCCGGTTCCTGCTGGGCATGGCCGAAGCCGGCTTCTTCCCCGCCATGATCTACTACCTGGCGCTGTGGTTCCCCGCCGAGCGCCGCGGCCGTATCACCGCCATCGCCATCGCGGCCGCACCGCTGTCCGGCCTGATCGGCGGCCCGCTGTCGACCTGGCTGATGTCGAGCGCCCATGGCCTGTTCGGGCTGCGCGGCTGGCAGTCGATGTTCGTCATCGAGGCGCTGCCGGCGGTCCTGCTGGGGATCTGGTGCTTTGTGAAGCTGCCCGAGCGGCCCGCCGCCGTGGCGTGGCTGACGGCCGAGGAAAAGACCTGGCTGCAGGGAACGCTAGACGCCGAGGCCGAGGAAATTCAGGGCGCTCGGCGGAGCAAGGGTGTGCTGCGTACCATTCTCAGCCCGCTGGTCCTGGGACTGGGCCTGGTCTATCTCGCGCTTGAATTCGGTGAGTACGCCCTCGCGTTCTTCCTGCCGAAGATCATCGAAAGGTTCGACACCGACATGGGCGGCGAGCTGTCGGTGTCGCAGATCGGTCTGGTCACCGCAATTCCCAGCCTTGCGGGCGTTGTCGCGATGGTGCTGTGGGGGCGGCACTCGGACAGGACCCGGGAACGCACCTGGCACATCGCCGGGCCCGCGATGGTGGGCGCGGTGGCGATCGTCGCCGCGGGCTATACGGGCTCGCTCGTGGCCGCCGTACTCGCCTTCTCCGTCACCGCCGCGGGGATCTTCGCGGCCGTGCCGATCTTCTGGCAGCTGCCCCTGCGCTATCTGACCGGCACCGCGGCGGCCGTGAGCATCGCGATGATCAACGCGATGGGCAACTTCTCGGGTCTGCTCGGCCCGTCGATCACCGGAGTGCTGCACGACGCCACGGGCAGCTACCGCGCGGGCCTCTGGGTCATGGGCGGGTTCCTCGTGCTCGCCGCCGCCGGCGCGCTCGCGGTCAGCCGTATGGCGCCCGTACCCGGTCACCAGGCGCCCAGTCAGTCGAGCCAGACCGGTCAGGCCGACAACGCGTCCGCCGCCTCCGCCACTTCCTGA
- a CDS encoding glycosyl hydrolase translates to MQRSKHRRAHRRHRRAAVLLTVLATAAAGVSLVPGQPAAAAEIPVGSGSYSDTRPAGTSGPVDSTDRPVTPQVTERMAGQPVPTNDWWSSLVFKRYPDKPYSQPMYGHPLSYQAVNGGLEIGYPTEPAVVGEGRQYEFAHKADLTLGVAGLDSPDTKADGWSDWTVSPYWSDGSRTLRATIGHGSPYVYAEATGGAAEINAGAAPEVFADEGSVLGVTVGGHHYGLFAPGGSDWTVSGTKISAELADAGYYSVAVLPGPEALEEYRTYAYSFVTGSKVDWDYDAAAGRLNATYTLETEAREGEQTGTLQALYRHQWQHTSDELTGHEYVSPRGTMKVRAGGSFTTSQDVTGVLPALPETGGVDKGQLAAYVNEVADSPDPFNGATDTYWTGKAFGRLAQLVPLAEQAGATGARDKLLAAVKERLEEWLTAGGASEFSYDGDWKTLTGYPASYGSDKELNDHHFHYSYYVMAAAVVARYDPAWAADSAWGGMVKELIADAANPARGDARYPFLRGFDVYAGHSWASGHQGFAAGNNQESSSESVNLSAAMIMWGAATGDTSVRDLGVYLLTTESETIRQYWFDGDQEVFPEGFGHQTLGMVWSNGGAYSTWWTANPEEIHGINVLPVTGGSLHLARDKAAIDRNLAEMERENGGPAQEWREILWEFRALSDPAAAKQAYDADPREYEPEAGESWAHIHHWINTLATTGAPDTSVTADSPTAAVFAKGDTRTYAAHNYGDSEQTVTFSDGHTLTVPPKSSASDTG, encoded by the coding sequence ATCCAGCGCAGCAAGCACAGACGCGCGCACCGCAGACACAGACGCGCGGCCGTCCTCCTCACCGTCCTGGCCACCGCCGCGGCCGGGGTCTCCCTGGTGCCGGGGCAGCCCGCGGCCGCCGCCGAGATCCCTGTCGGCAGCGGCAGTTACTCCGACACCCGGCCCGCCGGCACCTCGGGCCCGGTCGACAGCACCGACCGGCCGGTCACGCCGCAGGTGACCGAGCGCATGGCGGGCCAGCCCGTACCCACCAACGACTGGTGGTCGTCGCTGGTGTTCAAGCGTTATCCGGACAAGCCGTACTCCCAGCCCATGTACGGCCACCCGCTCAGCTACCAGGCCGTCAACGGCGGCCTCGAGATCGGCTATCCGACCGAGCCGGCCGTCGTCGGCGAGGGCCGCCAGTACGAGTTCGCGCACAAGGCCGACCTCACGCTCGGCGTCGCCGGCCTCGACTCCCCCGACACGAAGGCCGACGGCTGGTCCGACTGGACCGTCAGCCCGTACTGGTCGGACGGCAGCCGTACCCTGCGCGCCACCATCGGGCACGGCAGCCCGTACGTCTACGCCGAGGCGACCGGCGGCGCCGCGGAGATCAACGCCGGTGCCGCGCCCGAGGTGTTCGCCGACGAGGGCAGCGTCCTCGGCGTCACCGTCGGCGGCCACCACTACGGCCTGTTCGCGCCCGGCGGCAGCGACTGGACCGTCTCCGGCACGAAGATCAGCGCCGAACTCGCCGACGCCGGCTACTACTCCGTCGCCGTGCTCCCCGGCCCCGAGGCGCTGGAGGAGTACCGCACGTACGCGTACAGCTTCGTCACCGGCTCGAAGGTCGACTGGGACTACGACGCAGCCGCGGGCAGGCTCAACGCCACGTACACGCTGGAGACCGAGGCCCGCGAGGGCGAGCAGACCGGCACGCTCCAGGCGCTGTACCGGCACCAGTGGCAGCACACCTCCGACGAGCTCACCGGCCACGAGTACGTGTCGCCGCGCGGCACGATGAAGGTACGGGCCGGCGGCTCGTTCACCACCTCGCAGGACGTCACGGGCGTACTGCCCGCGCTGCCGGAGACCGGCGGCGTCGACAAGGGCCAACTGGCGGCGTACGTCAACGAGGTGGCGGACTCCCCCGACCCGTTCAACGGGGCGACGGACACGTACTGGACGGGCAAGGCGTTCGGCCGCCTCGCCCAGCTCGTGCCCCTCGCCGAGCAGGCCGGCGCCACCGGGGCGCGCGACAAGCTGCTCGCCGCGGTCAAGGAGCGGCTGGAGGAGTGGCTCACGGCGGGCGGCGCCTCCGAGTTCAGCTACGACGGGGACTGGAAGACCCTGACGGGCTACCCCGCCTCGTACGGCAGCGACAAGGAGCTGAACGACCACCACTTCCACTACTCGTACTACGTCATGGCCGCCGCCGTGGTCGCGCGCTACGACCCGGCGTGGGCCGCCGACTCCGCCTGGGGCGGCATGGTGAAGGAGCTGATCGCGGACGCGGCCAACCCGGCGCGCGGCGACGCCCGTTACCCGTTCCTGCGCGGCTTCGACGTGTACGCCGGGCACAGCTGGGCCTCGGGGCACCAGGGCTTCGCGGCGGGCAACAACCAGGAGTCCTCGTCCGAGTCGGTCAACCTCAGCGCCGCCATGATCATGTGGGGCGCCGCGACCGGCGACACCTCGGTCCGCGACCTGGGTGTCTACCTGCTGACGACCGAGTCGGAGACGATCCGGCAGTACTGGTTCGACGGCGACCAGGAGGTCTTCCCCGAGGGCTTCGGGCACCAGACGCTCGGCATGGTCTGGAGCAACGGCGGCGCGTACAGCACCTGGTGGACCGCCAACCCGGAGGAGATCCACGGCATCAACGTCCTCCCGGTCACCGGCGGTTCGCTCCACCTGGCCCGCGACAAGGCGGCCATCGACCGGAACCTCGCCGAGATGGAACGGGAGAACGGCGGGCCCGCGCAGGAGTGGCGCGAGATCCTCTGGGAGTTCCGCGCGCTCAGCGATCCGGCGGCGGCCAAGCAGGCGTACGACGCGGACCCGCGGGAGTACGAACCGGAGGCGGGCGAGTCCTGGGCGCACATCCACCACTGGATCAACACCCTTGCCACGACGGGCGCCCCTGACACGTCGGTGACAGCCGACAGTCCGACGGCAGCGGTCTTCGCGAAGGGTGACACCCGTACGTATGCCGCGCACAACTACGGTGACAGCGAGCAGACAGTGACCTTCTCCGACGGCCACACGCTGACAGTGCCACCGAAGTCGTCGGCGAGTGACACCGGCTGA
- a CDS encoding CGNR zinc finger domain-containing protein: MDYAFVSGNAALDLAGTLQWRRTAPRDRLAGPADLRRWIDEAGLLPGGPADVDTGGFARALELREAVHRLAQDRLEGRRFDRGALDVVNRIAATPGRRVVLTDAGAEVRGDTAAVLADVAAAAIELLADRDLVLKECGRESCTRLYVDRSQGARRTWCGMEECGNRVKAAAYRARRRRGGRT; encoded by the coding sequence GTGGACTACGCGTTCGTCAGCGGCAACGCCGCGCTCGATCTCGCCGGAACGCTGCAGTGGCGCCGTACGGCACCGCGCGACCGGCTCGCCGGCCCCGCCGACCTGCGCCGGTGGATCGACGAGGCGGGGCTGCTGCCCGGCGGCCCGGCCGACGTGGACACGGGCGGGTTCGCCAGGGCCCTCGAACTGCGCGAGGCGGTGCACCGGCTGGCTCAGGACCGCCTGGAAGGGCGCCGGTTCGACCGCGGCGCCCTGGACGTCGTGAACCGGATCGCCGCGACCCCCGGCAGGCGGGTCGTGCTCACCGACGCGGGAGCCGAGGTCCGCGGCGACACCGCCGCCGTACTGGCCGACGTCGCCGCGGCGGCGATCGAGCTGCTCGCGGACCGCGACCTCGTGCTCAAGGAGTGCGGACGCGAGAGCTGTACACGGCTCTACGTCGACCGGTCCCAGGGTGCCCGCCGTACGTGGTGCGGCATGGAGGAGTGCGGGAACCGCGTGAAGGCCGCGGCCTATCGCGCGCGCCGCCGCCGCGGCGGCCGGACCTGA
- a CDS encoding DUF3140 domain-containing protein, producing MAASAGVSDELWDEFHTVVNMTSRELQEWLRAEDAGEETEELPDRAGKRTGRRVLEILGKRRTDLTDDDARVIERVCDVVRSQRPPELDPKSGGADWRHGLMDIGHDPLKPVR from the coding sequence ATGGCAGCGTCGGCAGGGGTGAGCGACGAGCTGTGGGACGAGTTCCACACCGTCGTCAACATGACCTCGCGCGAACTGCAGGAGTGGCTGCGTGCCGAGGACGCGGGCGAGGAGACGGAGGAGCTGCCCGACCGGGCGGGGAAGCGCACCGGCCGCCGCGTACTGGAGATCCTCGGCAAACGCCGCACCGACCTGACGGACGACGACGCGAGGGTCATCGAGCGGGTCTGCGACGTCGTACGGTCGCAGCGCCCGCCGGAGCTGGACCCCAAGAGCGGCGGCGCGGACTGGCGGCACGGCCTGATGGACATCGGGCACGACCCGCTCAAGCCCGTACGGTGA